The genomic segment TAATCTCTAATTCTTTTTCTTTTTCCATTAAAGTTTCATCTGAATGTTCAATTAGCTCTAATTTATTCTTTATATTTTCTCCATATTCTAATATTTCTTCTATACTGCTTCCATATTTAAGTTTAAGTTTTTTTATAGTATTTAATCTATCATTTACTTCTTCAAGTCTATATGGATTATTATCTACACTTGCAAGTGAAGAAGATAATTCATCTACTATATCATTTAATTCTTCGTAAACATTAGAAAATCTTTCAGAAATACTCTCATATTTATTAGAATACTCACTTAATTTTTCCAAATCCTTTTTAACTCTTTTAAAACTACTAAAATCAAGTATATCTAAAACTTCACTCAATTTATCAGTAATTATACCTGAATTAAATAGTTCATTATATTCATTTTCTAATTCCTCATCTTCACCTATTTCTAGCTTATGTTTAAATATCTCATCTATAATATATTCATAAAGATTTCTTTTTTCTATTACTTCATTTTTATCTTTTTTTATTTCTTCTATTTCTTCTTTTAATTCATCTATTTTAGATATATATTCTTTGATATCAGATTTAATTTTTATACTATCTTTATCTAAAAATTTATCTAAAAGATAAAGATGGTAATTTGAATTTAATAGATATTGATGATCATGTTGTCCTACTAAATCTAAGATATTACTACTTATTTCTTTTAAATTAGATAAAGTAAACCTTTTATTATTAACCTTTACCTTATTATCTACACCAAATTCTCTTGATATTATTAACTCTTCATCAAGTTCATAGTCTAAATCAGATAATTTATTAAGTTGTTCTTCATCTAAGTCAAATACAGCCTCAACACTAACCTTATCACTTTTCTTTCCTATCATTTCTTTATTGGCTTTTTCACCTATAATTAAAGATAATCCATCAAGTATTATTGATTTACCAGCACCTGTTTCTCCTGTAAGTACTGTAAGACCTTTTTCTAAATTTATGTCAATTTCATCAATTATTGCTAAATTTTCAATTTTTAATTCCTTTAACATATTTTCCCCCTAAGTCCAATGTAATTTTTGTTTTAAAATGTTATAGTAATTTAAATCATCTGTATATATTAAATCTATACCTATATCAGATAATTTAGCATATGCTATATCTTCTGGATAAAACTTAAAATGTAAATTACCATCTATATTTAATCCAACATACTCACTTCTACCAAATGCAGAAAATTTAAGTTCTTCTTTACCATCAAGTATTATTGCTCTTGCAGTTAAAGTTTGTGGTGCAAGAGGAGTAATACATAAGGCATCTAAATTAGGGGCAATTATTGGTCCCCCTGCAGATAATGAATAAGCTGTTGATCCAGTTGGAGTTGCAACTAATATTCCATCTGCCTTATATTGATTTATTAATTTATCATTTTGTTCCACTTTTACATTTATTAATTCAGAGTGTATTGCAAATTTTAATATACTTAATTCATTTAAAGCATAATATATTTTATCTTTAAATCTTACT from the Streptobacillus canis genome contains:
- the recN gene encoding DNA repair protein RecN, which gives rise to MLKELKIENLAIIDEIDINLEKGLTVLTGETGAGKSIILDGLSLIIGEKANKEMIGKKSDKVSVEAVFDLDEEQLNKLSDLDYELDEELIISREFGVDNKVKVNNKRFTLSNLKEISSNILDLVGQHDHQYLLNSNYHLYLLDKFLDKDSIKIKSDIKEYISKIDELKEEIEEIKKDKNEVIEKRNLYEYIIDEIFKHKLEIGEDEELENEYNELFNSGIITDKLSEVLDILDFSSFKRVKKDLEKLSEYSNKYESISERFSNVYEELNDIVDELSSSLASVDNNPYRLEEVNDRLNTIKKLKLKYGSSIEEILEYGENIKNKLELIEHSDETLMEKEKELEINLKEYKKLSAKLSKLRKDKAKTLKDSVMKELKELNMPSVVFDIEFTELDRIHQNGNDGVKFLISTNKGEKLKDLSKIASGGEISRIMLALKIVFSKVDHISCLIFDEIDTGISGETVIKIANKLKELSQNVQIICVTHSPQIAAKANSQFLIYKESDDKNTTTKIKKLNQEERIKEIARILSGDNITKASLEIAKEMME
- a CDS encoding NAD(+)/NADH kinase: MKVKIIKKATLSSEEIEYFLSYLSSKNIEVVEDIKNVDVLITFGGDGTILSTVEHLRIKNVPVFSVNYGSIGYMTKVSSVDAISSFEKFLNGEYKIDHRKFLEVRFKDKIYYALNELSILKFAIHSELINVKVEQNDKLINQYKADGILVATPTGSTAYSLSAGGPIIAPNLDALCITPLAPQTLTARAIILDGKEELKFSAFGRSEYVGLNIDGNLHFKFYPEDIAYAKLSDIGIDLIYTDDLNYYNILKQKLHWT